Proteins encoded within one genomic window of Neodiprion fabricii isolate iyNeoFabr1 chromosome 6, iyNeoFabr1.1, whole genome shotgun sequence:
- the LOC124185729 gene encoding uncharacterized protein LOC124185729 isoform X9: MAPPDSHTQSPPPQLQANKPTNVDKMPDRGQVESRLNQIKDFIRVTSTMMDSLSQSSDPRAVTQHDKLSKMVEDLYDSEKKLTNLLGTYQNRGIPDESGDHPVQQSDQMRRFSDLMDVLTLQERCILTNPNCMNGEIDEHGDGGREAQLQRKVEETQRKLAQLQEQEASLLGMHLRAKERLNAARQAQQVFLQQGEQGNSAWEGPDRRLHQGQSNADELESEHAALRGKLVQLQNKKKRMDHLVAELQAVDTFDRGSCSSEGSRAPGRDKVAELDAMKAQLARLKALMEDATRDRHPSESEVEPEADEEVRVEVSANSSRNSIDRQSEPDDLSRRKAGNFGDAPSVDQVQAVTRELKEQSVLLQAARAELQRLKQTTPTPVITSSTPPPSLLGLNLSEKKQSNNNTNSSSNDERCEMQFAQAKRRQLEDLMRKEQVHSSSVNQDVGRGDWGGVRETNSQLSHTSVAANLWPLPNPATGESNEQSVDGASISENLLDVGPNGNATAANGNWWGVPPPIGMVEQPPQAGVVGMAEYYRQLLLGSQAQQLQMMGMTMQQCCQLLWAQQRELQSMRAAIIQLQLQLRQPQQLQQQQQHQQLQGRANNNYSNVGNAEEYSNLNRVVQHNGSSLDATLPPSSSLPNLVALPTPTPTPVPVPIPNPPHQQQQLNNQVPPGNRANNYWDNFRSYSRQNLLSVNGKTASDRNPHTTASTPTTNTVSSASGTASGGGNNTGLTNIGFRSRKDKRNREHGLENLTLPTLLSAEMQYPQNLQLQSNFQQQEVVNSRSSLNNVLANDMTLQQSHHVDNFFDEQQLACTRSVSANNDGQVCLRQLSNEMSDAVSSLVTVNTSRPGYLVRVLREVKIICEDHRLRPRLLRSLRALRDSHSSNNPLVDWLQNETTDQTASESCQSSDEDSDTGTLNNTVGNAVNQAVGALSLPPPPLPPPPLSMTLPLLPGGFQPEGIGINASASVTPGYNEDLAEADQSRPETSHNPQQVASEENVGEEGGGDASTASANALIADLVAEMEYMEEDGERSDDIGLDRVPTRLYHQANESI; this comes from the exons ATGGCACCACCAGACTCTCACACCCAATCACCACCACCGCAGTTACAGGCGAACAAGCCTACAAATGTAGACAAAATG cCAGACAGAGGACAAGTTGAAAGTCGACTTAATCAAATCAAGGACTTCATTCGGGTGACTTCTACAATGATGGATTCATTGAGTCAATCCAGTGACCCT CGCGCAGTTACGCAACATGACAAGTTGTCTAAAATGGTGGAGGATCTTTatgacagtgaaaaaaaattgaccaatcTTCTAGGGACTTATCAAAATCGGGGAATTCCTGATGAG TCTGGTGATCATCCAGTACAGCAGTCCGACCAGATGAGACGATTTAGTGATTTAATGGATGTTCTAACTTTACAAGAACGATGCATCTTGACTAACCCTAACTGCATG AATGGTGAAATTGACGAACACGGAGATGGCGGCAGAGAAGCTCAGCTCCAACGCAAGGTAGAAGAAACTCAAAGGAAGCTTGCCCAGCTTCAGGAACAAGAAGCTTCTCTTTTAGGAATGCATTTGCGAGCTAAAGAAAGATTGAATGCAGCACGTCAAGCCCAACAAGTATTTTTGCAACAGGGTGAACAGGGTAATTCTGCCTGGGAAGGACCAGATAGGCGACTGCATCAAGGGCAATCAAACGCCGATGAACTGGAGTCCGAACACGCTGCACTAAGGGGAAAATTGGTCCAgttacaaaataagaaaaaaagaatggatCATCTCGTCGCAGAGTTGCAAGCTGTGGACACTTTTGATAGAGGCAGCTGT AGCTCTGAAGGTTCACGTGCACCGGGAAGAGATAAAGTTGCCGAATTGGATGCAATGAAAGCACAGTTGGCACGCCTTAAGGCTCTGATGGAAGATGCTACACGAGATCGACATCCATCAGAATCTGAAGTCGAACCGGAAGCCGATGAAGAAGTCAGAGTAGAAGTGTCTGCTAATAGTTCTCGTAATTCGATAGATCGGCAGAGTGAGCCTGATGATTTGTCGAGAAGGAAGGCTGGTAACTTTGGAGATGCGCCCTCGGTCGACCAAGTTCAA GCTGTGACCAGGGAACTCAAAGAACAGTCCGTGTTACTGCAGGCAGCTCGTGCTGAATTGCAACGCCTGAAGCAAACGACTCCTACACCCGTCATTACCTCATCAACTCCACCCCCTTCTCTTCTTGGACTGAATTTATCTGAGAAGAAACAGAGTAACAACAATACTAATAGCAGCAGTAATGATGAACGTTGTGAAATGCAATTTGCACAAGCAAAGAGACGTCAGCTGGAAGATTTGATGAGAAAG GAACAGGTACACTCATCTAGCGTGAATCAAGATGTTGGTAGAGGAGATTGGGGTGGTGTTAGAGAAACCAATTCACAGCTTAGTCACACTAGCGTTGCAGCAAACTTATGGCCTTTGCCGAATCCTGCCACAG GGGAATCTAACGAACAAAGTGTAGACGGTGCGTCGATTTCGGAAAATTTATTAGATGTTGGGCCTAATGGTAATGCTACGGCGGCAAATGGTAATTGGTGGGGTGTTCCCCCACCAATTGGAATGGTCGAGCAGCCTCCACAAG CAGGAGTGGTGGGTATGGCTGAATATTATCGACAGCTGTTATTGGGCTCTCAAGCACAACAATTACAAATGATGGGAATGACTATGCAGCAATGCTGCCAATTACTGTGGGCTCAACAACGAGAATTACAATCAATGCGAGCAGCAATTATTCAACTACAATTACAGCTACGACAACCACAGCAGctacaacagcaacaacaacatcaacagcTACAAGGACGGGCCAATAACAATTATAGTAATGTGGGAAATGCTGAAGAGTATTCCAATCTTAACCGTGTCGTGCAACACAATGGGAGTTCATTGGACGCTACGTTGCCACCGAGCTCATCACTCCCTAATCTTGTTGCTTTACCCACACCTACGCCCACACCGGTACCCGTTCCTATACCCAATCCTCCACACCAACAACAACAGTTGAACAACCAAGTTCCACCAGGAAATAGAGCCAACAACTATTGGGACAACTTTCGAAG TTACTCGAGGCAAAACTTACTCTCtgtgaatggaaaaactgCATCGGACCGCAACCCACATACAACCGCAAGTACTCCAACCACAAACACTGTGTCTTCTGCATCAGGTACTGCGTCTGGTGGGGGAAACAACACTGGACTCAC TAACATTGGATTTAGGTCTAGGAAAGACAAGCGCAATAGGGAGCATGGATTGGAGAATTTGACATTACCAACATTGTTATCGGCTGAGATGCAGTACCCACAAAATCTTCAGCTGCAGTCTAATTTTCAACAGCAAGAAGTTGTTAATTCAAGGAGCAGCTTAAATAATGTCTTAGCCAATGATATGACCTTACAACAGTCGCATCATGTGGACAACTTTTTTGATGAACAACAGTTGGCTTGCACTCGATCAGTATCCGCAAATAACGATGGTCAGGTTTGTCTGCGTCAGCTTAG CAATGAAATGAGCGACGCAGTGTCATCGCTAGTAACTGTGAATACTTCAAGACCTGGCTACCTCGTTCGGGTGCTGAGGGAGGTTAAAATTATTTGTGAAGATCACAGGTTGCGTCCTCGTCTCTTGCGTTCACTGAGGGCTCTGCGGGATTCACATTCATCCAATAATCCCTTG GTTGACTggttacaaaatgaaacaactGATCAGACAGCCAGTGAAAGTTGTCAATCTAGTGATGAAGATTCTGATACGGGTACCCTCAATAATACAGTAGGAAATGCAGTGAACCAAGCAGTTGGTGCTTTGTCACTACCCCCACCTCCGTTACCTCCACCACCATTGTCTATGACGTTACCACTTTTGCCG GGAGGATTTCAACCAGAAGGTATAGGCATTAATGCGTCAGCATCTGTAACACCGGGTTACAATGAAGACTTGGCGGAAGCTGATCAATCGCGACCCGAAACTTCTCACAATCCCCAG CAGGTTGCTAGTGAAGAAAATGTTGGTGAAGAAGGTGGAGGAGACGCATCAACAGCTTCTGCCAATGCTTTGATAGCTGATTTGGTAGCAGAAATGGAATATATGGAAGAAGATGGAGAAAGAAGTGACGATATTGGGCTTGATAGAGTTCCTACTCGATTATATCATCAGGCAAACGAGTCAATCTGA